In a single window of the Raphanus sativus cultivar WK10039 chromosome 9, ASM80110v3, whole genome shotgun sequence genome:
- the LOC108827994 gene encoding protein ENHANCED DISEASE RESISTANCE 2-like isoform X1, translating to MSKVVYEGWMVRYGRRKIGRSYIHMRYFVLEPRLLAYYKKKPQDNQLPIKTMVIDGNCRVEDRGLKTHHGHMVYVLSVYNKKEKSHRITMAAFNIQEALMWKEKLEYVIDQHQDSLVPSGQQYVSFEYKPGMDVERTASSSDHESPFSAREDEDESRPDLMRRTTIGNGPPESIFDWTKELGSELSNHNSSNQAFSRKHWRLLQCQNGLRIFEELLEVDYLPRSCSRAMKAVGVVEATCEEIFKLVMSMDGTRYEWDCSFHNGRLVEEVDGHTAILYHRLLLDWFPMVVWPRDLCYVRYWRRNDDGSYVVLFRSREHANCGPQPGFVRAHLESGGFNIAPLKPRNGRPRTQVQHLIQIDLKGWGAGYLPAFQQHCLLQMLNSVSGLREWFLQTDERSHPIRIPVMVNMAPSSLALGKGGKPQHKSSLSIDQTNGAGRNSLLMDEDSDDDDEFQIAESEQEPDTGKPESMGKKTGETSEEEPALDIDLSCFSGNLRHDDNENGRNCWRISDGNNFKIRGQSFCEDKRKTPAGKHLMDLVAVDWFKDTTRIDHVARRKGCAAQVAAEKGLFSLVVNVQVPGSTHYSMVFYFVTKELVPGSLFQRFVDGDDEFRNSRLKLIPLVPKGSWIVRQSVGSTPCLLGKAVDCNYIRGPTYLEIDVDIGSSTVANGVLGLVIGVITSLVVEMAFLVQANTPEELPERLIGAVRVSHIELSSAIVPKFDSD from the exons ATGTCAAAGGTAGTGTACGAGGGATGGATGGTGAGATACGGAAGGAGGAAGATCGGACGATCCTACATTCACATGAGGTACTTCGTCTTGGAGCCTCGTCTTCTCGCCTATTACAAGAAGAAGCCTCAGGATAATCAG CTTCCTATCAAGACGATGGTGATCGATGGCAACTGTAGAGTTGAGGATCGAGGCTTGAAGACTCATCATGGTCAT ATGGTTTACGTCTTGTCTGTCTataacaagaaagaaaagagcCACAGAATCACG ATGGCGGCGTTCAACATCCAGGAAGCTTTAATGTGGAAGGAGAAACTCGAGTATGTCATAGATCAG CATCAAGACTCCCTTGTTCCAAGTGGTCAGCAATATGTTTCTTTTGAATATAAGCCTGGAATGGATGTTGAAAGGACTGCTTCATCTTCTGACCATGAAAGCCC GTTCAGTGCGCGGGAGGATGAAGATGAATCGAGACCTGATTTAATGAGGAGGACAACTATTGGAAATG GCCCTCCGGAATCTATATTTGACTGGACTAAGGAGTTGGGTTCCGAGTTGTCAAACCATAATTCCAGCAACCAAGCATTTTCAAGAAAACACTGGCGTCTCCTTCAATGCCAAAATG GGCTTCGGATTTTTGAAGAGCTACTTGAAGTTGACTATCTT CCAAGAAGCTGCAGCAGGGCAATGAAGGCTGTTGGTGTAGTGGAGGCCACATGTGAGGAAATATTCAAGCTTGTGATGAGCATGGATGGCACTCGATATGA GTGGGACTGCAGTTTTCATAATGGGAGACTAGTGGAAGAGGTGGATGGTCACACAGCAATACTCTATCACAGACTACTGCTCGACTGGTTTCCGAT GGTTGTATGGCCTCGTGACCTGTGCTATGTTCGTTATTGGCGTCGTAATGACGATGGAAGTTATG TGGTATTGTTTCGTTCTAGGGAGCATGCAAATTGTGGTCCACAACCTGGATTTGTTCGGGCTCATCTTGAGA GTGGAGGATTTAACATCGCCCCACTAAAGCCCCGAAATGGAAGGCCCAGAACGCAAGTGCAACATCTGATACAAATTGATCTTAAAGGTTGGGGTGCAGGTTATCTTCCAGCATTTCAACAACATTGTCTTCTTCAAATGCTGAACAGTGTCTCTG GTTTGCGGGAGTGGTTCTTGCAGACGGATGAAAGAAGTCATCCGATCAGGATACCTGTTATGGTTAACATGGCGCCTTCTTCCTTAGCCTTGGGTAAAGGTGGAAAGCCTCAGCATAAGTCTTCGCTTTCTATTGATCAGACAAATGGGGCCGGGAGAAACTCTTTGCTAATGGATGAAGACTCGGATGACGATGACGAGTTTCAGATAGCTGAATCAGAACAAGAG CCTGACACGGGTAAGCCAGAGAGTATGGGCAAGAAAACAGGTGAAACCTCAGAAGAGGAACCTGCTCTCGACATTGATCTGTCTTGCTTCTCTGGTAATCTACGACACGATGATAATGAAAATGGTCGTAACTGCTGGAGGATTTCTGATGGGAACAACTTTAAAATCCGTGGCCAGAGTTTCTGTGAAGACAAAAGAAAG ACTCCTGCTGGGAAGCATCTGATGGATCTTGTCGCCGTCGATTGGTTTAAAGACACTACAAGAATTGATCATGTGGCTAGACGCAAGGGCTGTGCAGCACAA GTTGCTGCAGAGAAGGGTCTTTTCTCATTGGTAGTAAATGTTCAA GTTCCTGGATCAACACACTACAGCatggtattttattttgtgacaAAAGAACTCGTACCAGGGTCCCTCTTCCAACGGTTTGTTGATGGTGATGACGAGTTTCGCAATAGTAGGCTCAAGCTTATACCTCTAGTCCCCAAG GGTTCATGGATAGTAAGGCAAAGCGTGGGAAGCACCCCATGTCTCCTCGGGAAAGCAGTCGATTGCAACTACATCCGCGGTCCGACATACTTGGAA ATAGATGTAGATATCGGCTCATCCACCGTGGCAAATGGAGTTCTCGGTCTTGTCATCGGTGTTATCACATCTTTGGTTGTCGAAATGGCTTTCCTTGTACAG GCTAATACACCAGAAGAATTGCCGGAGAGACTTATCGGGGCAGTAAGGGTTTCTCACATAGAGCTATCGTCTGCTATAGTTCCCAAGTTTGATTCAGATTAG
- the LOC108827994 gene encoding protein ENHANCED DISEASE RESISTANCE 2-like isoform X2 yields the protein MSKVVYEGWMVRYGRRKIGRSYIHMRYFVLEPRLLAYYKKKPQDNQLPIKTMVIDGNCRVEDRGLKTHHGHMVYVLSVYNKKEKSHRITMAAFNIQEALMWKEKLEYVIDQHQDSLVPSGQQYVSFEYKPGMDVERTASSSDHESPFSAREDEDESRPDLMRRTTIGNGPPESIFDWTKELGSELSNHNSSNQAFSRKHWRLLQCQNGLRIFEELLEVDYLPRSCSRAMKAVGVVEATCEEIFKLVMSMDGTRYEWDCSFHNGRLVEEVDGHTAILYHRLLLDWFPMVVWPRDLCYVRYWRRNDDGSYVVLFRSREHANCGPQPGFVRAHLESGGFNIAPLKPRNGRPRTQVQHLIQIDLKGWGAGYLPAFQQHCLLQMLNSVSGLREWFLQTDERSHPIRIPVMVNMAPSSLALGKGGKPQHKSSLSIDQTNGAGRNSLLMDEDSDDDDEFQIAESEQEPDTGKPESMGKKTGETSEEEPALDIDLSCFSGNLRHDDNENGRNCWRISDGNNFKIRGQSFCEDKRKTPAGKHLMDLVAVDWFKDTTRIDHVARRKGCAAQVAAEKGLFSLVVNVQMFKPVFW from the exons ATGTCAAAGGTAGTGTACGAGGGATGGATGGTGAGATACGGAAGGAGGAAGATCGGACGATCCTACATTCACATGAGGTACTTCGTCTTGGAGCCTCGTCTTCTCGCCTATTACAAGAAGAAGCCTCAGGATAATCAG CTTCCTATCAAGACGATGGTGATCGATGGCAACTGTAGAGTTGAGGATCGAGGCTTGAAGACTCATCATGGTCAT ATGGTTTACGTCTTGTCTGTCTataacaagaaagaaaagagcCACAGAATCACG ATGGCGGCGTTCAACATCCAGGAAGCTTTAATGTGGAAGGAGAAACTCGAGTATGTCATAGATCAG CATCAAGACTCCCTTGTTCCAAGTGGTCAGCAATATGTTTCTTTTGAATATAAGCCTGGAATGGATGTTGAAAGGACTGCTTCATCTTCTGACCATGAAAGCCC GTTCAGTGCGCGGGAGGATGAAGATGAATCGAGACCTGATTTAATGAGGAGGACAACTATTGGAAATG GCCCTCCGGAATCTATATTTGACTGGACTAAGGAGTTGGGTTCCGAGTTGTCAAACCATAATTCCAGCAACCAAGCATTTTCAAGAAAACACTGGCGTCTCCTTCAATGCCAAAATG GGCTTCGGATTTTTGAAGAGCTACTTGAAGTTGACTATCTT CCAAGAAGCTGCAGCAGGGCAATGAAGGCTGTTGGTGTAGTGGAGGCCACATGTGAGGAAATATTCAAGCTTGTGATGAGCATGGATGGCACTCGATATGA GTGGGACTGCAGTTTTCATAATGGGAGACTAGTGGAAGAGGTGGATGGTCACACAGCAATACTCTATCACAGACTACTGCTCGACTGGTTTCCGAT GGTTGTATGGCCTCGTGACCTGTGCTATGTTCGTTATTGGCGTCGTAATGACGATGGAAGTTATG TGGTATTGTTTCGTTCTAGGGAGCATGCAAATTGTGGTCCACAACCTGGATTTGTTCGGGCTCATCTTGAGA GTGGAGGATTTAACATCGCCCCACTAAAGCCCCGAAATGGAAGGCCCAGAACGCAAGTGCAACATCTGATACAAATTGATCTTAAAGGTTGGGGTGCAGGTTATCTTCCAGCATTTCAACAACATTGTCTTCTTCAAATGCTGAACAGTGTCTCTG GTTTGCGGGAGTGGTTCTTGCAGACGGATGAAAGAAGTCATCCGATCAGGATACCTGTTATGGTTAACATGGCGCCTTCTTCCTTAGCCTTGGGTAAAGGTGGAAAGCCTCAGCATAAGTCTTCGCTTTCTATTGATCAGACAAATGGGGCCGGGAGAAACTCTTTGCTAATGGATGAAGACTCGGATGACGATGACGAGTTTCAGATAGCTGAATCAGAACAAGAG CCTGACACGGGTAAGCCAGAGAGTATGGGCAAGAAAACAGGTGAAACCTCAGAAGAGGAACCTGCTCTCGACATTGATCTGTCTTGCTTCTCTGGTAATCTACGACACGATGATAATGAAAATGGTCGTAACTGCTGGAGGATTTCTGATGGGAACAACTTTAAAATCCGTGGCCAGAGTTTCTGTGAAGACAAAAGAAAG ACTCCTGCTGGGAAGCATCTGATGGATCTTGTCGCCGTCGATTGGTTTAAAGACACTACAAGAATTGATCATGTGGCTAGACGCAAGGGCTGTGCAGCACAA GTTGCTGCAGAGAAGGGTCTTTTCTCATTGGTAGTAAATGTTCAA atGTTTAAACCGGTATTTTGGTAG
- the LOC108827995 gene encoding MOB kinase activator-like 1A produces MSLFGLGRNQKTFRPKKSAPSGSKGAQLRQHIDATLGSGNLREAVRLPPGEDANEWLAVNTVDFFNQVNLLYGTLTEFCTPDNCPTMTAGPKYEYRWADGVQIKKPIEVSAPKYVEYLMDWIETQLDDETLFPQRLGAPFPQNFKDVVKTIFKRLFRVYAHIYHSHFQKIVSLKEEAHLNTCFKHFILFTHEFGLIDKKELAPLQELIESIVSPY; encoded by the exons ATGAGTCTGTTTGGATTGGGAAG AAATCAGAAGACATTCCGTCCTAAGAAGAGTGCACCTTCTGGAAGCAAG GGTGCACAGCTTCGACAGCATATAGATGCAACTTTAGGAAGTGGCAACTTGAGAGAAGCTGTTCGACTTCCTCCTGGAGAGGATGCCAACGAGTGGCTTGCTGTCAACA CTGTGGATTTTTTTAATCAAGTGAACTTGCTATATGGTACCCTTACCGAGTTCTGCACACCTGATAACTGTCCTACTATGACTGCTGGCCCCAA GTACGAGTATAGATGGGCAGATGGTGTGCAGATCAAGAAGCCAATAGAGGTTTCTGCTCCAAAGTATGTCGAGTACTTGATGGATTGGATCGAGACACAGCTCGATGATGAGACTTTATTCCCTCAAAGGCTTG GAGCACCGTTTCCTCAGAACTTCAAGGATGTGGTGAAGACAATATTTAAACGACTTTTCCGTGTGTATGCCCACATATACCATTCTCATTTCCAGAAAATCGTTAGCCTTAAAGAAGAAGCTCATCTCAACACTTGCTTCAAACACTTCATCCTCTTCACTCAT GAGTTTGGACTGATTGACAAGAAAGAACTGGCGCCTCTACAAGAGCTCATAGAATCTATCGTTTCACCGTATTGA
- the LOC108825336 gene encoding uncharacterized protein LOC108825336, translating into MAAASAIPSPLLEQPQTQTQTQTQTKSDDPKITIQQILDIVNNLHTTVNKSQDADGASTIRTARSAGLELAHATLTPVLDKLLSLQVPDKKSEGREDHHISMLQRNLRLLKEDVVKLQDLRSEVAEEVWKHIRPLQGLLSKVVKGEEKSSKTQLTNGMKKDLEVINKKIFNLMCQVPLLPNKPKKHGVSDYDDGDKINTGKGIVFLHGIHATEEELKKRAVYRYVLRELEKLGGEEKIYLLSFAVFPENQEVNRTMLMYWWIGEGVLPVDGAESKVKRVLERFMEKQLIEPVENKRKVEANSYKMNPFVHSSLVLMAKEIGLFNMYNHPKTQPKMNKSKLYKVCLVEDSSSQQEAKAKRMPAVDIETVFNVSERFPDFAFKWFSEDQTSGRKNTFGKPVYKMLKVFYLGRWERTANRHIEVENPELMKYLKHMTKLKLLSFQGISRIERLDDAVCKLRELIILDLRACYNLEKLPDKIDSLKALIYLDITDCYMIDRMPKRLSWLDSLEVLKGFVVSDADEETVCTLVELRHLKKLRKLTITINKGGFTVLDLFMAIKDFVKLEKLKVAWGGINKRPENKDKDKNKDKDKVLGGGKKKEQKDKATAAGDNTKKQDGFLKRTASKFFDKEKVVEKPELPKTLKKLDLQCFPDAVLPEWLEPRRLVHLEKLYIKGGTELTGFGVLPENPTGCNVSVLRLKFLPKVKVEWRDLSKKYFPKLEFLEKYQCPQVSLCPTDGIGIWRKPE; encoded by the coding sequence ATGGCTGCTGCTTCTGCAATACCCTCGCCGCTACTAGAGCAGCCTCAAACGCAAACTCAAACGCAGACGCAGACGAAGTCAGATGATCCAAAGATTACAATCCAGCAAATCCTCGACATCGTGAACAATCTCCACACAACAGTCAACAAATCTCAGGACGCAGACGGTGCTTCTACTATAAGGACGGCCAGGAGTGCTGGTCTTGAGCTTGCTCACGCGACTCTCACCCCTGTTCTGGACAAACTGTTAAGCCTACAGGTCCCCGACAAGAAGTCAGAAGGGAGAGAGGATCACCACATCTCGATGCTGCAACGTAACCTACGTCTGCTCAAAGAAGACGTGGTCAAGCTCCAAGATCTCCGCAGCGAAGTCGCTGAAGAAGTGTGGAAACACATCCGTCCGCTTCAGGGTCTCCTCAGCAAAGTCGTGAAAGGAGAAGAGAAGTCTTCGAAAACTCAGCTGACCAACGGTATGAAGAAAGACTTGGAGGTGATCAACAAGAAGATCTTTAACTTGATGTGTCAGGTCCCTTTGCTTCCCAACAAGCCCAAGAAACACGGAGTCTCTGATTACGATGACGGCGATAAGATCAACACCGGTAAAGGGATCGTCTTCTTGCATGGCATCCATGCAACCGAAGAAGAACTCAAGAAACGCGCGGTGTATAGATATGTACTAAGGGAGCTAGAGAAACTCGGTGGTGAAGAGAAGATTTATCTCTTGAGCTTTGCTGTGTTTCCGGAGAATCAAGAAGTGAACAGAACAATGCTCATGTACTGGTGGATCGGTGAGGGCGTCCTTCCCGTTGATGGAGCTGAGTCTAAGGTGAAGAGAGTTCTTGAAAGGTTCATGGAGAAGCAGTTGATTGAACCGGTCGAAAACAAGCGCAAAGTGGAAGCCAACAGCTATAAGATGAACCCTTTCGTGCACTCTTCGCTCGTTCTGATGGCTAAGGAGATAGGACTTTTCAATATGTATAATCATCCCAAGACGCAACCGAAGATGAACAAGTCGAAGCTCTACAAGGTCTGCCTTGTGGAAGACTCGTCAAGCCAGCAAGAAGCGaaagctaaaagaatgccagcaGTGGACATTGAGACGGTGTTCAATGTCTCCGAGAGGTTCCCTGACTTCGCGTTCAAGTGGTTCTCCGAGGACCAGACATCAGGGAGGAAAAATACGTTTGGCAAACCTGTTTATAAGATGCTCAAAGTGTTTTACTTAGGAAGATGGGAGAGAACGGCGAACCGGCACATCGAGGTAGAGAACCCTGAGCTGATGAAGTACTTGAAGCATATGACTAAACTCAAGCTTCTGAGTTTCCAAGGGATCTCGAGGATCGAGAGGCTCGACGATGCGGTCTGTAAGCTGCGTGAGCTGATCATCTTGGACCTCAGAGCGTGCTATAATCTTGAGAAGCTTCCGGACAAGATAGATTCGTTAAAGGCGCTTATCTACTTGGATATTACAGATTGTTACATGATAGATAGGATGCCTAAGAGGTTGTCGTGGCTGGACAGCTTGGAGGTTCTCAAGGGGTTTGTGGTTAGTGATGCTGATGAGGAGACGGTGTGCACTCTGGTTGAGTTGAGGCATTTGAAGAAGCTGAGGAAGCTGACCATTACAATAAACAAAGGTGGTTTCACTGTGCTTGACCTGTTCATGGCTATTAAGGATTTTGTAAAGCTGGAGAAGTTGAAAGTGGCGTGGGGAGGTATAAATAAACGTCCTGAGAACAAGGACAAGGACAAGAACAAGGACAAGGACAAGGTCTTAGGTGGAGGTAAGAAGAAGGAGCAAAAGGACAAGGCGACTGCTGCTGGGGATAATACAAAGAAACAGGATGGGTTTTTAAAAAGAACGGCGAGCAAGTTTTTCGACAAGGAGAAAGTTGTAGAGAAGCCAGAGCTTCCCAAGACACTGAAGAAACTGGACCTGCAGTGTTTTCCTGATGCAGTGCTTCCTGAATGGCTTGAGCCTAGAAGACTAGTTCATCTGGAGAAGCTTTACATCAAAGGAGGAACAGAACTTACTGGGTTTGGAGTGTTGCCTGAGAATCCAACGGGTTGCAATGTCAGTGTTTTGCGTCTGAAGTTTCTTCCCAAGGTGAAAGTGGAGTGGAGGGACCTGAGCAAAAAGTACTTTCCTAAACTGGAGTTTTTGGAGAAGTATCAGTGTCCTCAGGTTAGTCTTTGCCCAACCGATGGAATCGGAATCTGGCGCAAGCCTGAATAA
- the LOC108826398 gene encoding probable disease resistance protein At5g45440, with the protein MALDTSQHPDKRDFKERFLTKYNEWHQQAPQEKKQEVKEEEDRLETKPAPPKHEIYGFDNEIKSLENFLLDQKVYKEFKSLVIVGEYGVGKTALCQKIFNKEQVKSVYAPRIWVSMHSKDAREGEDKKISVLKRLLKDLGVGDEMFESIHEEAKQELSTEMERGGAGGETVEEKERSALLYALHLNLRWKKYLIVFDDVREEDKWDEKLDEKLKEDVKWGKHLSDGFPKGSGGRVIYTTRDKTVAEKLVAERHEIHRLWSLSDHKNVWDIYQAVVDEKGKEPPRNDKKCIDELMNKSRGLPLAVRLIAELDPVFLDDENVAAQDGSNNGTTEESHNPADQSNQSNP; encoded by the coding sequence ATGGCTCTAGATACTTCACAGCATCCAGACAAACGCGACTTCAAAGAACGCTTCCTGACAAAATATAACGAATGGCATCAACAAGCCCCCCAAGAAAAGAAGCAGGAAgtgaaggaggaggaagatCGTCTTGAAACCAAACCTGCACCTCCAAAACACGAAATCTACGGGTTCGATAACGAGATCAAGTCACTGGAGAACTTCTTGCTGGACCAAAAGGTTTACAAGGAGTTCAAGAGTCTTGTCATTGTCGGAGAATACGGTGTCGGGAAGACAGCCTTGTGCCAGAAGATTTTCAACAAAGAACAAGTCAAGAGTGTCTACGCTCCAAGGATTTGGGTTTCTATGCATAGCAAAGACGCAAGAGAAGGAGAGGACAAGAAGATATCTGTGTTGAAGAGGCTCTTGAAGGATCTTGGAGTTGGAGATGAAATGTTTGAATCCATCCACGAGGAGGCTAAGCAAGAATTATCAACGGAGATGGAGCGTGGGGGAGCTGGTGGAGAGACGGTGGAAGAGAAGGAGCGCTCTGCTCTTCTCTACGCGCTTCACTTGAATCTGAGGTGGAAGAAGTATCTGATTGTGTTTGACGATGTTAGAGAAGAGGACAAGTGGGACGAGAAGCTGGATGAGAAACTCAAGGAGGATGTGAAATGGGGAAAGCATCTTTCAGATGGGTTCCCTAAAGGGTCTGGTGGGAGAGTCATATACACGACCAGGGATAAGACAGTGGCGGAGAAGCTGGTTGCGGAGAGACATGAGATCCATCGTCTTTGGTCTTTGTCTGATCATAAGAATGTCTGGGATATATATCAAGCAGTGGTCGATGAGAAAGGGAAAGAGCCTCCGAGGAACGACAAGAAATGCATAGATGAGCTGATGAACAAGTCTCGCGGTCTTCCTCTGGCTGTAAGACTGATTGCTGAGCTTGATCCTGTGTTTCTTGATGATGAAAATGTCGCGGCTCAGGACGGTTCTAATAATGGAACAACCGAGGAGTCGCACAACCCGGCCGACCAGTCCAACCAATCCAACCCCTGA
- the LOC108828152 gene encoding cyclin-dependent kinase F-4 has product MERYNLIKEVGDGTFGNVWRAVNKQTGEVVAIKKMKKKYFSWEECINLREVKSLSRMNHPNIVKLKEVIRENDILYFVFEYMECNLYQLMKDRPQLFAESDVRNWCFQVFQGLSYMHQRGYFHRDLKPENLLVSKDVIKIADLGLAREIDSSPPYTEYVSTRWYRAPEVLLQSYVYTSKVDMWAMGAILAELLSLRPLFPGASEADEIYKICSVIGSPTEETWLEGLNLASVISYQFPQLPGVHLSSLMPYASAEAVNLVKRLCSWDPCDRPTAAEALQHPFFQSCYYVPPSLRAKLSVGQRGSLEHQQQSVKRLPVTLTSTASNNNNKAVNSYATPKANAPPYGAYQTQRKQEMSNKINQDTAWYNKPVGSYHVRDANKYIPPPGRKSPPSMNKKWVFPRGPSENANAAVGGGRWSQRQTQQQPAMKAGWVGESGDMFLRPTQPPNPYSRRIAG; this is encoded by the exons ATGGAGAG GTATAATTTAATCAAAGAAGTTGGTGATGGAACTTTTGGGAATGTTTGGCGAGCTGTCAATAAACAGACGGGTGAAGTC GTtgcaattaaaaaaatgaagaagaagtaTTTCTCTTGGGAAGAGTGTATTAATCTGAGGGAAGTGAAG TCGCTTAGCAGAATGAATCATCCAAACATTGTGAAGCTGAAGGAAGTCATTCGGGAGAATGATATCCTATACTTTGTGTTCGAGTATATG GAGTGCAATCTTTACCAGCTTATGAAGGATCGTCCTCAGCTTTTTGCGGAATCTGATGTCAGAAATTGGTGCTTTCAAGTCTTTCAAGGCCTTTCTTACATGCATCAGCGTGGATACTTCCACCGTGATCTAAAGCCAG AAAATCTATTAGTCTCTAAAGATGTCATTAAGATTGCTGATCTTGGCCTAGCCCGGGAGATTGATTCGAGTCCACCTTATACAGAGTATGTCTCGACACGCTG GTACAGGGCACCTGAAGTACTACTACAGTCATATGTGTACACGTCAAAAGTTG ATATGTGGGCGATGGGCGCTATTCTGGCTGAGCTGTTGTCTCTTCGTCCTCTCTTTCCTGGAGCTAG TGAAGCAGATGAGATCTATAAAATCTGCAGTGTGATAGGTAGCCCAACTGAAGAGACATGGTTGGAGGGGCTTAATCTTGCTAGCGTTATCAGTTACCAATTCCCTCAG CTTCCCGGTGTACACCTTTCAAGCTTGATGCCATATGCTAGTGCAGAGGCTGTTAACCTTGTTAAGCGTCTCTGCTCATGGGATCCCTGTGATAGGCCAACTGCTGCAGAGGCTTTGCAGCATCCGTTCTTCCAGAGTTGCTACTATGTTCCACCATCTCTCCGTGCCAAACTGTCTGTTGGACAGAGAGGGTCTCTCGAGCATCAGCAGCAGTCCGTTAAGAGGTTGCCGGTAACTTTGACCAGTACTgctagtaataataataataaggcGGTCAACAGCTATGCTACTCCAAAGGCGAATGCTCCTCCCTACGGTGCTTATCAGACCCAGCGGAAGCAGGAGATgtctaataaaattaatcagGACACAGCATGGTACAACAAGCCTGTGGGAAGTTATCATGTCAGAGATGCTAATAAGTATATACCACCACCTGGAAGGAAGAGTCCTC CATCGATGAACAAGAAGTGGGTCTTTCCTCGTGGGCCATCAGAGAATGCAAATGCAGCGGTGGGAGGAGGAAGATGGAGTCAAAGGCAGACACAACAACAACCAGCGATGAAGGCAGGGTGGGTGGGAGAAAGTGGTGACATGTTCCTGAGACCTACACAGCCTCCCAATCCCTACTCTAGAAGAATCGCTGGTTAA